The Hippocampus zosterae strain Florida chromosome 11, ASM2543408v3, whole genome shotgun sequence genome includes the window GCGGTGCTAAATGCCAGTAGCAAAGGCGCTCACATAACCGTAGATAGCATCGCATTAACCCGTTGAAAGTGCAAGACGATAAGATGGGTGACCGCCAAACATACTTTTTACACGCATCAGAGTTTTTGAGGAACTAGCGACGCTGCTCGGGTCATGTTAGCTAAGCCGCAAAGTGTATCTGCTAACTAACGTTATCTTCCGCGTTTGGAAGCCAGGTTTGCACTTTTGTGCAAATGTTTCGTTTATTTCTACACTTGAGCAGTCCCATTCGGGTTCAAGATGCGGGGGCGAGGAGGCGAGAAGAGGGCGTGAGCATTTAAACTGGGAGGGTAGGAGAATGATTTCACGTTACAACAGGAAACCTGTATCGCACAAGCTAGAGATGTAAGTACGAAACATGACGAACCCAATAATGATTGTGTCACCATCACGACAGCTAATAACGCGAACGTAGTATCTGTCTATAAATTCTGCATTATTATATTTCAAAGGCATTTTCAAGTTGTGGATGCAAACCTTGTACTGTATACGATTAAATTGGACGGGATCCTCACTTTACGATGATTTGAAGTTATGAACGGCGCACAGTGAACTCCAGGTTGCAAGGTGTCGTCACGTGGCCCAATCATCATTCTTATAATATGataattttatatttatggTCTAAAATTAcccttttgttcttgttttgacacATCTTTATTCtaatgaaaagggaaaaaaaggagggatTCATGGTACGTGGTACTTCAtgggtttgtttttctgtgCAGCCGTGGCCTGTCTCGCAGCAGCCTCGACCACCACCCTCTCCCGGAGGAGGCAGACAGCCAGACCCCTCACTGCCTCCTCGATGACGTGGATGAGGCCGTCTCCGTCCGCATCAGGCGAGCCAATCCTCACTCCCTCTCCAGGCAATCGAGCAAGTCAAGCGAGAGAGCTTGAAAGTCGAAACCGCATAGATTAATTGCTATCGTGTTGCCAAAAGAAGAACGAATGAAGACAGCTTGATGGAATATTCCATGAATTTGActtttgctctttgtttttccactaATTATGTGACTAACCCCCAAAACCCAGACCAGACTAACTGTAAATGAATCCTCTTTTTTGATCTAGTTCTGAGACATCGGGTGCTTCCAGCCCCTCCGACTGTTCCACCGTCATTTCTGTGGACTCCAGCCGGTCTTGGTCGGGCATCCACAGCTCCGCAGGCACCGGCGTGTCCACAGAGAGGAGTTCCGTCTTTTCTTGGGGCTACGATGTAAGACCCCCTCGGTTTCCTCGGGTACTCTATGTGATGTCATGAGTTTTTATCCACGGAAGAACATCCTCAACAAATCCACGGGAAATGTTGAAGGAgatatttgatttgttttcacaaggCCTGCGCCCGCTGCGTGTTGTTTGCAGGCACAGTTGGTCCTatatcctatatatatatatatatatatatatatatactccatattttttttcaaggcctcaatattttatttattttcaccgAAGAAGGCAAAAACTCAGTGCAAAGAAATTCTGTGTGTGTATTCCAACTgtgcttgttctttttttttgttcccatgtggtACAGTctgcattcaaattcaaaaggaATGAGATGAGTCAACTAATATTGATGATAATTACGAGCTTCTGACCCAGCATTCACGgcgttcatttttttgtgcttgtttgtttatttttctctgtAAAGACTTGCATTGTTGAGGAACCGAACATgaatgagaaaaaacaaaaaacggcagACACATCGAACCTGGCTAGAAgaaatttgatattttaaaatcgCTATacacaagtacaaaaaaaaaaatgtctgtagcACCCCCTAGAGTGGTTTGTTGGAGCCCTGACCCGTACGTTTGACCAATGGCTAAAAAAATTGGGAGGCACCCTTAGAAGtaccgccccccacccaccaaaaaaaaggctttggtCGTCACACCCTAACATGTACAAGAATAGAGTTATGAATATTTGAAAGTACAATTTTGGCCCATTTTTGCCCAAGGGTTATATTTTTCTCCTAAACGGGCAACCCGACTGACTTCAAACTCGGGTTGTTCCATCTCAACacaaaatgtaccggtacatcaCTGGTGGGGAAAACTCTTGTTGATTCGATTGACAAGGTTTGATCACAATTTgtcaaattaccgtattttccgcactaaaaggtgcactggattacgaggcgcaccttcaatgaatggcctattctgacatttttttttcatatattggacgcactggattataaggtgcaatgtacaatgcatccactagatggagctgtgctccttccgttcgactcgagaggcgttaaTGAGAGCCTCCAAAAGAAGTAAATTGGCGATTACTTCAATGGAACTACgacaattgaaaataatgcagcgaagcagaaaatcaagcgaggaaatcacaaaatctaTAGCACCCCTACAGAACGGAAAACGCTGCCTTCCTCCTCTGCAGGAATTCGACAAGGCGGCTTCCCGCCAAgtgcagcaaatgtttgatgagatCGACAAAGAGCTGTATGAAGGTCCAGGCAGCGGGAGAGGAATACTCCCGGGACTGCAGGAGGAGTGTCAGGAGTGGGCCACGCGCTTCCCTCATCTGCGGTTGGTCTCCAGCCAGGAAAATGGCAGCTAAATCTTTCTTGCATTCAAAGCCAAGTttctcttgtgtttgtgtgactcAGGATCCTGGGCACTCAATTGGTGTGTCCCAGTGATGAGGGCTTCCAGTGGTACGCCACCTCAGGGACGGTCGGCAGCAACAGCGGTCTTAGCCCGTCCGCCGCCCAACAGGCCGTCGGGAGGCCAAGTGAGAAAGATGACAACAGTACAGAGTGAGTTTTCGCTTTGCTTCGGCACGCGCTCGCTGACAAAACACCCGGTACGCCGCCAGTCCGATTCTGCTCATATCAAAGAGGAtccccccaaattttttttgcatatttgtaTGGACGTAGTTGTGTCTCTCAACATGGTACACTCTTCTTAAAGTACCCAACATTCTATATTCTATATgttgctgaaaaataaaattgtgtttttatttacccacattcattcattcattcattcattcatcttccgagccgcttaatcctcactagggtcgcggggggtgctggagcctatcccagctgtcttcgggcagtaggcgggggacaccctgaatcggttgccagccaatcgcagggcacacagaaacgaacaaccattcacactcacactcacacctagggacaatttagagtgttcaatcagcctgccacgcatgttttttttggaatgtgggaggaaaccggagcacccggagaaaacccacgcaggcccggggagaacatgcaaactccacacagggaggccggagctggaatcgaacccggtacctctgtactgcgaagccgacgtgctaaccactgaactaccaggccgcccattTACccacatatgaaaaaaaaaaaccccgcgaTATTTTGACCATGCTTATTTGGAAACATAATGCCTCGAGATGACAGCGATACACTACATGAAGCACCTCAACTTACTTCAACCTAGTTCCTCGGCAccgagatgccacaagatgtcagATGAGCCATAATCTTAGCCTGAGcataaaacagcaaataggtgagCTTTTCTGCacataggttaaaaaaaatgggtgttTTGGTGAATCTGCAAATCGTGAATATGTGGGTGAACACCGTCTTGTATTTTCGCTTCCGCAAGTTAAAttattgttaaattattaaATATTATTGATATACCTGCTAActgtagggggaaaaaagcggGAAAATGCACATCATCTTTTTTCCTGGGTTTTAAGGTTGAACGTGCTCGGCCGGAGCGCGGCGCTGCTCAAGTCCAACTcggcggaacaaaatgagccgttAAGCGGCTCCACACCCAAAGTGATCGAGGTGGAGGGCCACATGGAGGAGTACCTGGCCTTCGACCGCATCAGCCTGGAGGATGAAAAGGAGCGAGCCTGCCCCGAGCCTTGCCCGAGACGTCGCTGCATGCCTCCCGTCTCGCCCTACCGTTGCCGCCGTCAGGCAGTGCTGGACCATTTGTTCGACGACATGTGGCGCCAGCTGGTGGGCTGCATGAGCGAGCTGCTCCACCGCCAATGGGAACATCGCCCCTCCAGTAGGCCCGCCTTCCCTTCTCGTGTCTGATGTTACTCACACGAATCATCGATTGGTTGAATCgctttgattgacaggtgatgAAAAGCCTTTTGGCAGCTTGAGTCCAGCGTCGCGGAATTCCTTGACGTTGTTTTCCGCAGTTCCAAGCATGCTGCCTAAGCTCGGCCAGAGCCGTGCGTTGGCTCCGCCTCCGCTCGCCACCGGCTTGCCCTTCCAGGTAAGCGACTCCATTAACGGAACCAGCTTTTAAATAGCAACAGACGAGCTTTACATAAAAACGGTTCACATATGCGTGTTTATGAATGCCGATAATCGGTATTCCTTCCACGCAGAAAGCGCCAACTGATATTCAAATAGGGGGACCCTTGTGGCTGCGAGGCAGACTTCCGGACCTTTACTAGCGCTATGATGTTTGTCTTGCCTACTTATTGGTTAAATTTGTTTTaaggattctttttttcccagacaATGAATGGCGGAAGTGACAGCCAAAACCGTGTATGTCAACGTaatagttattcattcattcatcttccgagccgcttgatcctcacgagggtcgcgggggggtgctggagcctatcccagctgtcttcgggcagtaggcgggggacaccctgaatcggttgccagccaatcacagggcacacagagacgaacaaccatccacgctcacgctcacaactagggacaatttagagtgttcaatcagcctgccacgcatgtttttggaatgtgggaggaaaccggagcacccggagaaaacccacgcaggagagaacatgcaaactccacacagggaggccggagctggaatcgaacccggtacctctgcactgtgaagccgacgtgctaaccactggactaccgggccgcctatgaattatacagctttttgttttctaaatgcgggtggcaatttagagtgttcaaccagcctgccacgcatgtttttggaatgtgggaggaaaccggagcacccggagaaaacccacgcaggcccggggagaacatgcaaactccacacagggaggccggagctggaatcgaacccggcacctctgcactgtgaagccgacgtgctaaccactggactaccgggccgccttagttATTcattgcctggaaaaaaaaagaaaccttcaaCCTCCTTTGCTAACTTTtagccccccctccctttcaTGCTGTCTATGCACTAACCAATCAAATGAATTCATGCCCCGTTGCCCCATCGCGCAAATCCATTTACTTGTATCACTGTTTCCTCTCCTCCGACCTTTTCATCGACAtctacctttttttccccctccctttcTCTTTCCCGTTACCTTCTTCACGACTATCCGCTGTCTCTCTCCGGCCACTCACTTAAAGAAGAGCCCCAAGTCCCGCCAGAAGCCCCCAAAGCAGAAAAGGTCGTCCAGTGTATGTAAATTCCCTCTGCTTGGAGCCAAAATGGCGACGCGCTGCTATTCTGGCTCCCCTCGCCTTTTAAGCTCGAGACTGAGCGTGCTTGTGCTTCTCCAAGAGCCCTGAAAGCTCTCGTGTGTCCTGAGAATGCTCTTTTATTTCAAAGTCTTgcctgtgaatgtttgttttgttggtggCCTTGCagtttcaggggggggggggggggggggggggggatgctgcaTGATAGTTAACGGAGGAGATGCTGGCTGGATTGTTGACATTAAAACAAACTAACCATCGGAGCACCGGGCTCCTTAAAGTAAATTTTAGTGAGGTTGTGTTGCCTATAATCTTtatcccttgttttttttggctgtcTCAGCAGGGGGGCCGGGCCTTGATCGGAGGCGTCCAGAAGAACCTGAATGACCTCATCATGATCCAAAGCATCCCGCTGCAACAGAGGAACCTGGCCGCGCTGGACAGAACTCAGTGCGAATTACAGTGATACCCATTGAGAAAGAAGCCTCCCGTGAATAGCAAAaatggcccccccaaaaaatgcgagGAAACCATGATCTCAaaaatttaattcattttacaacccccccccccccccccacacacacacacacaaatatgaatCAACAAATTAGCAAATAGCAAGCTAATCACTTGGCACGCATCTTTTCTTTCATTCCCTCCCGGCAGGGAGCCGCCGGAGGAGCGCGGCCCTCTCAGATCGGGTTCGGGCACGGCGCCGGCCGGCAGACCCCGCCCTCGCCGGGTCCTGGAGCAAAGCTCGTCCTCGCTGACCCGCCCGCCTCATTCGGCCCGCCGTAGAAACCTGGCACCCCGCACGCTCCAGCCCCTCGTTCCCAGTCCGAGCCAGCCCAACGCGGCCGGATCTATGGATGAGGTCATCCGTGGTACGCGGCTGTGAGTTGGCCCACTCGCGCATCCTGAATGTAGATCAGTCGGGCAGAGcggtgactttttttatttttttttgtcttctttcaaaGCAGACACTGTAAACTAAAAAAAGTGAATGCATTTCTCCAAAGACCAACTGCCAGTGACCGGCTGATGTCTCCATTATTCGCACTGAGCAGAAACACGCTCCTGCCGCCCATTGGCGCCGGAGACACGGAACAGTACAAAAGCGCTCAGGTAACATCATAACAACTTCGATCGATTCCGCATTATTTTACCACATGAGAGAAACTAATAATTCTGTCTCATTCCTTTCCAACAGCGCCATAAAGGTCCATCCAGCCGCGCCCACAGCGCCCTAAACGACGATGTCGCCCCTTCAATTCCGAGGGATCGCCTTTTCCCGTTGGACGTCTTCTCCCGGCccaacaccacacacacatacagggtATGTCGTCGCCTGTTGTGGACGCATTCTTTCCCGCTCGCGCTGTGGTCTGAGCCCCGATGTCGCCCCGCAGTCGGACACGCCTTACCGGCGCTCCTTCACTGTGCTGGACAACATCGGACAGGGGAGGCCTGGCAGAGCCTCGGTTGCCACAGGTGGGACACTTACCTTTTATtgggggacacact containing:
- the fam149b1 gene encoding protein FAM149B1 isoform X1, encoding MISRYNRKPVSHKLEIRGLSRSSLDHHPLPEEADSQTPHCLLDDVDEAVSVRISSETSGASSPSDCSTVISVDSSRSWSGIHSSAGTGVSTERSSVFSWGYDEFDKAASRQVQQMFDEIDKELYEGPGSGRGILPGLQEECQEWATRFPHLRILGTQLVCPSDEGFQWYATSGTVGSNSGLSPSAAQQAVGRPSEKDDNSTELNVLGRSAALLKSNSAEQNEPLSGSTPKVIEVEGHMEEYLAFDRISLEDEKERACPEPCPRRRCMPPVSPYRCRRQAVLDHLFDDMWRQLVGCMSELLHRQWEHRPSSDEKPFGSLSPASRNSLTLFSAVPSMLPKLGQSRALAPPPLATGLPFQKSPKSRQKPPKQKRSSSQGGRALIGGVQKNLNDLIMIQSIPLQQRNLAALDRTQEPPEERGPLRSGSGTAPAGRPRPRRVLEQSSSSLTRPPHSARRRNLAPRTLQPLVPSPSQPNAAGSMDEVIRGTRLRHCKLKKVNAFLQRPTASDRLMSPLFALSRNTLLPPIGAGDTEQYKSAQRHKGPSSRAHSALNDDVAPSIPRDRLFPLDVFSRPNTTHTYRSDTPYRRSFTVLDNIGQGRPGRASVATDSLGIGVTGISLGIGSSSFLDSFSHQPLGRWPIRDEDEETDFQASQLGPLVPVSRTSYSHSRGGVASRHSRPGV
- the fam149b1 gene encoding protein FAM149B1 isoform X2, producing the protein MISRYNRKPVSHKLEIRGLSRSSLDHHPLPEEADSQTPHCLLDDVDEAVSVRISSETSGASSPSDCSTVISVDSSRSWSGIHSSAGTGVSTERSSVFSWGYDEFDKAASRQVQQMFDEIDKELYEGPGSGRGILPGLQEECQEWATRFPHLRILGTQLVCPSDEGFQWYATSGTVGSNSGLSPSAAQQAVGRPSEKDDNSTELNVLGRSAALLKSNSAEQNEPLSGSTPKVIEVEGHMEEYLAFDRISLEDEKERACPEPCPRRRCMPPVSPYRCRRQAVLDHLFDDMWRQLVGCMSELLHRQWEHRPSSDEKPFGSLSPASRNSLTLFSAVPSMLPKLGQSRALAPPPLATGLPFQKSPKSRQKPPKQKRSSSQGGRALIGGVQKNLNDLIMIQSIPLQQRNLAALDRTQEPPEERGPLRSGSGTAPAGRPRPRRVLEQSSSSLTRPPHSARRRNLAPRTLQPLVPSPSQPNAAGSMDEVIRGTRLHCKLKKVNAFLQRPTASDRLMSPLFALSRNTLLPPIGAGDTEQYKSAQRHKGPSSRAHSALNDDVAPSIPRDRLFPLDVFSRPNTTHTYRSDTPYRRSFTVLDNIGQGRPGRASVATDSLGIGVTGISLGIGSSSFLDSFSHQPLGRWPIRDEDEETDFQASQLGPLVPVSRTSYSHSRGGVASRHSRPGV
- the fam149b1 gene encoding protein FAM149B1 isoform X4 — translated: MISRYNRKPVSHKLEIRGLSRSSLDHHPLPEEADSQTPHCLLDDVDEAVSVRISSETSGASSPSDCSTVISVDSSRSWSGIHSSAGTGVSTERSSVFSWGYDEFDKAASRQVQQMFDEIDKELYEGPGSGRGILPGLQEECQEWATRFPHLRILGTQLVCPSDEGFQWYATSGTVGSNSGLSPSAAQQAVGRPSEKDDNSTELNVLGRSAALLKSNSAEQNEPLSGSTPKVIEVEGHMEEYLAFDRISLEDEKERACPEPCPRRRCMPPVSPYRCRRQAVLDHLFDDMWRQLVGCMSELLHRQWEHRPSSDEKPFGSLSPASRNSLTLFSAVPSMLPKLGQSRALAPPPLATGLPFQKSPKSRQKPPKQKRSSSQGGRALIGGVQKNLNDLIMIQSIPLQQRNLAALDRTQEPPEERGPLRSGSGTAPAGRPRPRRVLEQSSSSLTRPPHSARRRNLAPRTLQPLVPSPSQPNAAGSMDEVIRGTRLPTASDRLMSPLFALSRNTLLPPIGAGDTEQYKSAQRHKGPSSRAHSALNDDVAPSIPRDRLFPLDVFSRPNTTHTYRSDTPYRRSFTVLDNIGQGRPGRASVATDSLGIGVTGISLGIGSSSFLDSFSHQPLGRWPIRDEDEETDFQASQLGPLVPVSRTSYSHSRGGVASRHSRPGV
- the fam149b1 gene encoding protein FAM149B1 isoform X3, producing the protein MISRYNRKPVSHKLEIRGLSRSSLDHHPLPEEADSQTPHCLLDDVDEAVSVRISSETSGASSPSDCSTVISVDSSRSWSGIHSSAGTGVSTERSSVFSWGYDEFDKAASRQVQQMFDEIDKELYEGPGSGRGILPGLQEECQEWATRFPHLRILGTQLVCPSDEGFQWYATSGTVGSNSGLSPSAAQQAVGRPSEKDDNSTELNVLGRSAALLKSNSAEQNEPLSGSTPKVIEVEGHMEEYLAFDRISLEDEKERACPEPCPRRRCMPPVSPYRCRRQAVLDHLFDDMWRQLVGCMSELLHRQWEHRPSSDEKPFGSLSPASRNSLTLFSAVPSMLPKLGQSRALAPPPLATGLPFQKSPKSRQKPPKQKRSSSGGRALIGGVQKNLNDLIMIQSIPLQQRNLAALDRTQEPPEERGPLRSGSGTAPAGRPRPRRVLEQSSSSLTRPPHSARRRNLAPRTLQPLVPSPSQPNAAGSMDEVIRGTRLRHCKLKKVNAFLQRPTASDRLMSPLFALSRNTLLPPIGAGDTEQYKSAQRHKGPSSRAHSALNDDVAPSIPRDRLFPLDVFSRPNTTHTYRSDTPYRRSFTVLDNIGQGRPGRASVATDSLGIGVTGISLGIGSSSFLDSFSHQPLGRWPIRDEDEETDFQASQLGPLVPVSRTSYSHSRGGVASRHSRPGV